The Stigmatella ashevillena genomic sequence CTCACCTTCACCGCGGGGGGCCGGGAGGTGCGCTACCGCGAGTTGGAGCGGCTTCTGGCCAACGAGAAGAGCGCGGTGAAGCGGCGCGCGCTCGCCGAGGGCGCCCTCCCCGCCCTGGAGCGGCTCAGCCAGTCCCTGCGCCGCCGCGAGGAGCGCACCGCGGAGCTGGTCAAGACGCTTGGCTACTCCTCCTATGAGGCCTTTGGGGGGGAGCTGCGCCAGGCGGACCTGGCCCAGCTGAGCATCCTGGCGGAGGAGATCCTCCAGGCCACCCAGGAGCCCTACAAGACGGTGATGGAGCGGCTGTCCCAGCGCGAGCTGGCCCTGCCGTTCTCCAGCCTCACCCGCGCCGACATCCCCCGGCTGTTCCGCGCCCGGGAAGTGGAGGACGCCTTCCCGAAGGAGGAGCAGCTCCTGCGGGTCCACACCTCACTCCAGGGGCTGGGCATCGATTTGAGCGCGATGCCCAACATCTACATCGATGCCCGGGAGCTGGCGCGAAAGAACGCCCGCTCGCTCACGCTCCCCATTGAAGTGCCGGCGGATGTGCGGCTGTCGCTGAAGCCGGGCTCTGGCGTCCTTCAGCAGGCGCGGCTGATGCACGAGGTGGGGCACGCGCTGCACTACGGTTTCACCCGCGAGCCCCGCTTCGAGCTGGCCAAGCTGGGCAACCCCGCCGTGGGCGAGGCCTATGCGGCGCTCTTCGAGGATCTGCTGGAGGATCCCGTCTGGCTGGAGGAGCACGCGGGCGTCCGGGGAGAGGCACGCGCCCAGTACCTGGCGGCCTCCAGCGCGCACAAGCTGTTCCTCATCCGCCGCGCGGCCGGGCGGCTGCTCTATCAACTCGAACTCCATCGCCGGACGGACATCGAGCCCCGCGAGCTGTACCGCGCCATCATGGAGCGCACGGACGCCATTCCCATGAGGCCCGAAGACGAGGCGCGCTACCTGGTGG encodes the following:
- a CDS encoding chromosome segregation protein SMC gives rise to the protein MLPRVPFLLAVALCLTACPKAPPASPQTPPTETQHLATSVKELAAQARALLETQDRLVWEHWTEGKPVDIAATYRGKEGLFTVENIRKIDRLRQLTQDARELRALTALQSHFAGEYLSQALAENNEAIANLEASLTFTAGGREVRYRELERLLANEKSAVKRRALAEGALPALERLSQSLRRREERTAELVKTLGYSSYEAFGGELRQADLAQLSILAEEILQATQEPYKTVMERLSQRELALPFSSLTRADIPRLFRAREVEDAFPKEEQLLRVHTSLQGLGIDLSAMPNIYIDARELARKNARSLTLPIEVPADVRLSLKPGSGVLQQARLMHEVGHALHYGFTREPRFELAKLGNPAVGEAYAALFEDLLEDPVWLEEHAGVRGEARAQYLAASSAHKLFLIRRAAGRLLYQLELHRRTDIEPRELYRAIMERTDAIPMRPEDEARYLVDQEDFFQSADSFRAWFLAGQLQGQLKGRFGPAWWRSTEAGEFLKALWAHGNALSVREVSQSLGEKGLSPDVLLLRLGTTLQVPITLDVNPATQAPSPTEAPAPTEAPAPTEAPAPTGAPAPAPPPETSPSAAPGP